In one Brassica oleracea var. oleracea cultivar TO1000 chromosome C9, BOL, whole genome shotgun sequence genomic region, the following are encoded:
- the LOC106317737 gene encoding uncharacterized protein LOC106317737 — MEMERVVRSSERSKEKKRSISRRLGKYMKEQKGRVYIIRRCVVMLLCWHD; from the coding sequence ATGGAAATGGAGAGGGTCGTAAGAAGCTCAGAGAGATCAAAGGAAAAGAAGAGATCAATAAGTAGAAGATTGGGGAAGTATATGAAAGAACAGAAGGGAAGGGTTTACATCATTAGAAGATGCGTCGTCATGCTCCTTTGTTGGCATGATTGA